From Ptychodera flava strain L36383 chromosome 2, AS_Pfla_20210202, whole genome shotgun sequence, the proteins below share one genomic window:
- the LOC139123336 gene encoding uncharacterized protein: MYKLGDDFVNFDDSHVDWDFILEDKNPASTCTAEKPKPCVVFQCPQCSKRYKSASGFRGHMKNIHQMFNVKVSQYKQTVDEPVSEPVPTENTTDQSSDQEAAQSHNKIHKGGLKNCISYDKSDLEQDIQMLMLKTCDKIGSDENFAFEGSVFGKTISDLGMSLAAVLKSGQKMENRVVEMLVNKLWETLSAGEDKKLLSSQSEDMWHTFFNVWVDDNLTQELIPCFKSLLTNEHDYEDLFRFTRVFLFQLESIVRVSCAKITKSPTTTTKATTLTSEEKEALRYFAGYVPYKLRKRLQKKEDSSSYMSLLDAMQEKAVTDGDISQSKGWLNAQDRGGLFRVTDAAFQFFTEIESVCKQHLNVTNVSNLTKNNAINQPIIEEILASEKINSLWCTIARNAESEKVSSTLATMIVNLYVQVRCFSFCKSIMELFKTREKLHIKGSKGLRKSLK; this comes from the exons ATGTACAAGCTCGGAGacgatttcgtcaattttgacgaCTCCCATGTCGATTGGGACTTCATTTTGGAAGACAAAAATCCTGCATCGACATGTACTGCTGAGAAACCCAAGCCTTGCGTGGTCTTCCAATGTCCACAGTGTAGCAAGCGATACAAAAGTGCAAGCGGCTTCAGAGGTCACATGAAGAACATCCATCAGATGTTTAACGTGAAAG TGTCGCAATATAAACAAACAGTAGATGAACCAGTATCTGAACCAGTTCCAACAG AAAACACCACTGATCAGTCGTCTGACCAAGAAGCTGCACAGTCCCACAACAAAATCCATAAAG GTGGTCTTAAAAATTGTATATCATATGACAAAAGTGACCTCGAACAAGACATACAAATGTTAATGCTGAAGACATGTGATAAAATCGGCAGTgatgaaaactttgcatttgaaGGGAGTGTGTTTGGAAAGACCATATCTGATCTGGGGATGAGTCTTGCTGCCGTACTGAAATCAGGACAGAAAATGGAGAACAGAGTAGTGGAAATGCTGGTCAATAAGTTGTGGGAAACACTCTCTGCCGGTGAGGATAAGAAATTGTTGTCCAGTCAGTCAGAGGACATGTGGCACACCTTCTTCAACGTTTGGGTTGACGACAATCTAACACAAGAGCTGATACCATGTTTTAAGTCTCTTCTCACAAATGAACATGATTACGAGGACTTGTTCAGGTTTACAAGAGTGTTCTTGTTTCAGTTAGAATCCATAGTCAGGGTTTCTTGTGCAAAGATTACAAAGTccccaacaacaacaacaaaagctACCACTTTGACCAGTGAAGAAAAAGAGGCGTTGCGGTACTTTGCAGGATATGTTCCATACAAATTGAGAAAACGTTTGCAAAAGAAGGAGGACAGTAGTTCCTACATGTCACTTTTAGATGCTATGCAAGAAAAGGCAGTCACTGATGGCGACATTTCACAATCCAAGGGTTGGTTGAATGCACAGGACAGGGGAGGACTATTCCGTGTAACTGATGCagcttttcaattttttactgAGATTGAATCCGTCTGCAAGCAGCACCTTAATGTTACAAATGTTTCAAActtgacaaaaaataatgcaataaATCAGCCTATAATTGAAGAGATTCTGGCAAGTGagaaaattaattcattgtGGTGTACCATAGCAAGAAATGCTGAAAGTGAGAAAGTTTCATCTACACTGGCTACAATGATTGTAAATCTGTATGTACAAGTGCGATgcttttcattttgtaaaagtATCATGGAATTGTTCAAAACAAGGGAAAAGCTACATATTAAGGGTTCTAAAGGTCTCAGAAAGTCATTGAAGTAG